A genomic stretch from bacterium includes:
- a CDS encoding helix-turn-helix transcriptional regulator, whose amino-acid sequence MQNERAARCLEALGNPTRLAIFRLLVRAGREGTPVGKIQRRLGIPGSTLSHHLSGLVKVGLVSQERRSRVLLCRAEYPLMEALLAYLNQNCCEGLREDG is encoded by the coding sequence ATGCAGAACGAAAGAGCTGCGCGCTGCCTGGAAGCCCTTGGAAACCCGACCCGACTGGCGATCTTCCGCCTACTCGTACGGGCGGGACGAGAAGGCACCCCGGTCGGCAAGATCCAGCGACGGCTCGGCATTCCGGGCTCCACGCTGTCACACCACCTGTCGGGCCTCGTCAAGGTCGGACTCGTCTCCCAGGAACGCCGCAGCCGCGTGCTGCTCTGCAGAGCCGAGTACCCGCTTATGGAAGCTCTTCTGGCCTACCTCAACCAGAACTGCTGCGAGGGCCTTCGGGAAGACGGCTGA
- a CDS encoding permease gives MYTKALSQQPLGLRIDRVVLTIALLLLALALVSSTQLMSSLEFVLTSLLHIAPYLLISVATASALGAAGAEQLIARVFAGRPVHMIAMASVFGALSPFCSCGVIPLIAALLSMGVPLAPVMAFWVSSPVMAPDMFLLTAAELGVGFALAKTMAAISIGLLAGAATAGAVRAGLLKKPLQGLASNCGGSAVRDPQPTVWHFWKEPERRSRFAKEFRDTGMFLTKWMTLAFLLESLMVGYLPAEQIGSWVGGANRWAIPLAVAAGIPAYLNGYAAIPMVSALLSSGMAPGAAMAFMTAGAMTSIPAAMAVFALVRWPVFVWYLGLAVLGSSMSGFAYQFFVAG, from the coding sequence ATGTACACCAAGGCCCTCTCGCAGCAACCCCTGGGACTGCGCATCGACCGCGTCGTGCTGACGATCGCCCTCCTGCTCCTGGCTCTCGCACTGGTCTCGAGCACACAGCTGATGTCCAGCCTCGAGTTCGTCCTGACGAGCCTGCTCCATATCGCCCCGTACCTTCTGATATCCGTAGCCACCGCCTCCGCGCTTGGTGCGGCGGGCGCGGAGCAACTCATAGCGCGAGTGTTCGCCGGTCGTCCCGTGCACATGATTGCGATGGCTTCGGTGTTCGGAGCGCTCTCGCCTTTTTGTTCTTGTGGGGTCATCCCGCTGATTGCAGCGCTGCTTTCCATGGGAGTTCCGCTCGCACCCGTGATGGCGTTCTGGGTCTCTTCACCGGTGATGGCCCCGGACATGTTTCTCCTGACGGCGGCGGAACTCGGCGTCGGATTCGCACTGGCCAAGACGATGGCTGCAATCAGCATCGGGCTGCTCGCAGGAGCCGCGACGGCAGGAGCTGTACGCGCGGGTTTGCTGAAGAAACCCCTGCAGGGGCTCGCGAGCAATTGCGGCGGCTCCGCGGTGCGAGATCCACAGCCAACTGTCTGGCATTTCTGGAAAGAGCCCGAACGGCGCTCGCGCTTTGCGAAGGAGTTTCGAGACACGGGCATGTTTCTCACCAAGTGGATGACTCTGGCCTTTCTGCTGGAGAGCCTGATGGTGGGCTATCTGCCCGCCGAGCAGATCGGCTCATGGGTCGGTGGAGCCAATCGCTGGGCGATCCCATTGGCGGTCGCAGCCGGTATCCCGGCCTATCTCAATGGCTACGCTGCCATCCCCATGGTCTCCGCACTGCTTTCCTCGGGAATGGCACCTGGAGCTGCAATGGCTTTCATGACGGCGGGAGCCATGACCAGCATCCCGGCCGCCATGGCGGTTTTCGCATTGGTTCGCTGGCCGGTCTTCGTCTGGTATCTGGGCCTGGCGGTGCTCGG